One part of the Tenacibaculum sp. 190130A14a genome encodes these proteins:
- the nrfA gene encoding ammonia-forming cytochrome c nitrite reductase: MKNKVLFIVTVVVVFLLGLLASSIVNRKNEAKYMYVPQVEISENEPRNEEWGKNFPAEYQSFLQTEKSDFESFQGGSKMRDMLEEDTRLVVLWAGYGFAKDYNQGRGHQHAVTDLQNTLRTGGPKGKGDGPMPATCWTCKSPDVPRMMNEIGITEFYKGKWADKGHEVVNPIGCADCHDAKTMKLTITRPALVEAFEAMGKDINKATHQEMRSLVCAQCHVEYYFDKTKQGKEGVPYLTFPWKNGMSVEAMEKYYDDINFKDWTHKLSKAPMLKAQHPGYETYLTGVHADRGVSCADCHMPYKSEGGQKFTDHHIQSPMNNVANSCQVCHREDADKLKANVYERQQKSTEARLKLEDALVRMHVEAKKCWDLGATEEQMKDILMDIRHAQWRWDYAAAAHGASFHSPVETGRVIASGLDKASEGRVKLARLLADLGYNKPVEMPDISTKEKAQKYIGLDIEELHKEKEEFKNNLLPKWLEEAKQREANYGSKKASLN, translated from the coding sequence ATGAAAAACAAAGTATTATTTATAGTAACAGTGGTAGTCGTTTTTCTCCTCGGATTATTAGCGTCTAGTATAGTAAATAGAAAAAATGAGGCAAAGTATATGTACGTACCTCAGGTAGAAATTAGTGAAAATGAGCCTAGAAATGAAGAATGGGGGAAAAATTTTCCAGCGGAGTATCAATCGTTTTTACAAACCGAGAAAAGTGATTTTGAATCTTTTCAAGGAGGATCAAAAATGAGAGATATGTTAGAAGAAGATACTCGTTTGGTGGTGCTTTGGGCAGGTTATGGATTTGCTAAAGATTATAATCAAGGGCGCGGACATCAACATGCAGTTACTGATTTACAAAATACATTGAGAACTGGAGGTCCTAAAGGTAAAGGAGATGGGCCAATGCCAGCTACTTGTTGGACTTGTAAAAGCCCTGATGTTCCAAGGATGATGAATGAAATTGGTATTACTGAATTCTACAAAGGAAAATGGGCTGATAAGGGACATGAAGTAGTAAACCCAATTGGATGTGCCGATTGTCACGATGCTAAAACAATGAAGCTGACAATAACAAGACCAGCATTGGTTGAAGCTTTTGAAGCTATGGGTAAAGATATCAACAAAGCTACTCATCAAGAAATGCGCTCTTTGGTTTGTGCTCAATGTCATGTCGAATATTATTTTGATAAAACAAAGCAAGGAAAAGAAGGTGTTCCTTATTTAACATTTCCTTGGAAAAATGGAATGTCGGTAGAGGCAATGGAAAAATATTACGATGACATAAACTTTAAAGATTGGACTCATAAGTTAAGTAAAGCACCAATGTTAAAAGCGCAACATCCTGGATATGAGACTTATTTAACTGGAGTACATGCAGATAGAGGAGTGTCATGCGCTGATTGTCATATGCCATATAAAAGTGAAGGAGGTCAGAAATTTACAGATCACCATATACAGTCTCCTATGAATAATGTTGCTAATTCTTGTCAGGTTTGTCATAGAGAAGATGCAGATAAGTTAAAAGCAAACGTTTATGAACGTCAACAAAAATCTACGGAGGCAAGATTAAAATTAGAGGATGCGTTGGTTAGAATGCATGTAGAGGCAAAGAAGTGTTGGGATTTAGGAGCAACCGAAGAGCAGATGAAAGATATATTAATGGATATTCGTCATGCACAATGGCGTTGGGACTATGCGGCAGCGGCGCATGGAGCCTCTTTTCATTCACCTGTTGAAACAGGAAGAGTTATTGCTAGCGGTCTAGATAAGGCTTCTGAAGGACGTGTAAAATTAGCTCGTTTATTAGCTGATTTAGGATATAATAAACCCGTTGAAATGCCAGACATTTCTACCAAAGAGAAGGCACAAAAGTATATAGGGTTAGATATAGAAGAACTACATAAAGAAAAGGAAGAGTTTAAGAATAATTTACTTCCGAAATGGTTAGAAGAAGCAAAACAAAGAGAAGCCAATTATGGGAGTAAAAAAGCTTCTTTGAATTAA
- the nrfH gene encoding cytochrome c nitrite reductase small subunit — protein sequence MNFNREILPNKKSRWRRVAIILIGILTGLGFFMAKEASLVSYMSDDPLACVNCHVMTPMYNSWMHSSHREQASCNDCHVPHDNVFNKYYFKAKDGLFHASVFTARAEPEVMFMREASQEVVQNNCIRCHVQQVTQTKYDGWLEEHKENRTERKCWSCHQELPHGTVHGISTIRNNIAPIPTDNVETVIPEWLNEQIKK from the coding sequence TTGAATTTTAATCGCGAAATATTACCAAACAAAAAATCTAGATGGAGAAGGGTCGCTATTATTCTAATTGGAATATTGACTGGTCTAGGTTTTTTCATGGCAAAAGAAGCTTCTTTGGTTTCTTATATGTCAGATGATCCCTTGGCTTGTGTAAACTGTCATGTAATGACACCTATGTATAATAGTTGGATGCATAGTTCGCATAGAGAACAAGCTTCTTGTAACGATTGTCATGTACCTCATGATAATGTGTTTAACAAATATTATTTCAAAGCTAAAGATGGATTGTTTCATGCATCTGTTTTTACCGCGCGTGCAGAACCAGAAGTAATGTTTATGAGAGAAGCATCTCAAGAGGTGGTACAGAATAATTGTATCAGATGTCATGTACAGCAAGTAACTCAAACAAAATATGACGGGTGGCTTGAAGAGCACAAAGAAAATAGAACAGAACGAAAATGTTGGTCTTGTCATCAAGAACTTCCACATGGTACGGTGCATGGAATTTCAACAATAAGAAACAACATTGCTCCAATACCTACAGATAATGTAGAAACAGTAATACCTGAATGGCTTAATGAACAAATAAAAAAGTAA
- the ric gene encoding iron-sulfur cluster repair di-iron protein, translating into MVTSSDKTVAEYVTENIKTAHIFKKYGIDFCCGGNVSLTKACAQKNVDINDIEKELSEIGVVKDLIEDYDKWELDFLIIYIENVHHTYVRENLPLISQYANKVAKVHETRHPEVVEINNLFHEIANELIIHLEKEEQVLFPFIRQLFEAKKQGTLVKIPPFNTVNNPIRMMEYEHENAGDILKQIASLTNNYTPPTGACNTHKALYAKLEEFEQDLHKHIHLENNILHRKAISLEKELRASQNQT; encoded by the coding sequence ATGGTAACCTCAAGTGATAAAACAGTAGCTGAATATGTTACAGAAAACATTAAAACCGCCCATATTTTTAAAAAGTATGGAATAGATTTTTGTTGTGGAGGAAATGTTTCATTGACTAAGGCTTGTGCTCAGAAGAATGTTGATATCAACGATATTGAAAAAGAGCTCTCTGAAATAGGGGTTGTGAAAGATTTGATCGAAGATTATGATAAGTGGGAGCTAGACTTTTTAATAATCTATATAGAGAATGTACATCATACGTATGTACGAGAAAATTTACCACTAATTTCTCAATACGCAAATAAAGTAGCAAAAGTGCATGAAACTAGACATCCTGAAGTTGTAGAAATCAATAACCTTTTTCATGAAATAGCCAATGAATTAATAATTCATTTAGAAAAAGAGGAACAAGTATTGTTTCCATTTATAAGGCAATTATTCGAAGCAAAAAAACAAGGAACATTAGTTAAGATACCTCCTTTTAATACTGTAAATAACCCAATTCGTATGATGGAATATGAACACGAAAATGCTGGAGATATTTTGAAACAAATAGCGAGTCTAACAAATAATTATACACCTCCTACAGGAGCTTGTAATACGCATAAAGCATTATATGCTAAACTAGAAGAGTTTGAGCAAGATTTACATAAACATATTCATTTAGAAAATAACATTTTACATCGTAAAGCAATTAGCTTAGAAAAAGAGCTACGAGCTTCTCAAAACCAAACATAA
- a CDS encoding alginate export family protein has protein sequence MKTNKFLSILLALVATASYAQLTVQAELRPRAEYRHGFKTLIANNEDAALFISQRTRLNTTYAMENLNFYLSIQDVRVWGDVPQLNIADANGLGLHEAWAEILLDANFSLKFGRQEVIYDDSRIFGNVGWAQQARSHDMALLKYKEKDLRIDVGVAFNQSREKVTGTLLETPNTYKSLQYAWLHKDWENFSGSFLFLNNGMQTPIGLKYSQTVGTHLKANIDKFKLVSNLYYQFGRDAGNRELSAYLLSLEAYYKVSNKTKIGIGTELISGNENGSPINNENKAFTPFYGTNHKFNGLMDYFYVGNHANNVGLLDIYAMANFKLNSKSGITASLHNFSAAAELNSSVSKQLGMELDLVYGYKFSKEIGIKAGYSHLFPSEGMEVLKANSDNNTNNWGWIMITVKPTLFSTKQ, from the coding sequence ATGAAAACAAACAAGTTTCTTAGTATCCTATTAGCTTTAGTAGCAACAGCTTCATATGCTCAATTAACAGTTCAGGCAGAATTAAGACCAAGAGCAGAGTATAGGCATGGGTTTAAAACATTAATAGCAAATAACGAAGATGCAGCGTTATTTATATCTCAAAGAACAAGATTGAATACAACATATGCTATGGAGAACTTAAATTTTTATTTAAGTATTCAAGATGTGAGAGTTTGGGGAGATGTTCCTCAGTTGAATATAGCAGATGCCAATGGATTAGGGTTACATGAGGCTTGGGCAGAAATTTTATTAGATGCTAATTTCTCTCTTAAGTTTGGGCGTCAAGAAGTAATTTATGATGATAGTCGAATTTTTGGAAATGTAGGCTGGGCACAACAAGCAAGAAGCCATGATATGGCTTTGTTAAAATACAAAGAGAAAGATTTAAGAATAGATGTTGGGGTTGCTTTTAATCAATCAAGAGAGAAAGTAACAGGAACTTTGTTAGAGACACCGAATACTTATAAATCTTTACAGTATGCTTGGTTGCATAAAGACTGGGAAAATTTTTCAGGAAGCTTTTTATTCTTAAATAACGGAATGCAAACTCCCATTGGACTAAAATATAGTCAAACAGTAGGTACACATTTAAAGGCTAATATAGATAAGTTCAAACTTGTTTCGAATTTATATTATCAGTTTGGTAGAGATGCAGGAAACAGAGAACTAAGTGCATACTTATTAAGTTTAGAGGCTTATTATAAAGTATCAAACAAAACTAAAATAGGAATTGGTACAGAATTGATTAGTGGAAATGAGAATGGTTCTCCAATAAACAATGAAAACAAAGCTTTTACTCCATTTTATGGTACTAATCATAAATTCAACGGTTTAATGGACTATTTCTATGTAGGTAATCACGCTAATAATGTGGGATTACTTGATATATATGCAATGGCCAATTTTAAATTAAACTCTAAATCGGGTATAACAGCAAGCCTGCATAACTTTTCAGCAGCAGCAGAACTCAATAGTTCAGTTTCAAAACAATTAGGAATGGAGTTAGATCTTGTATATGGATACAAGTTTAGTAAGGAAATAGGAATCAAGGCAGGATATTCTCATCTTTTTCCATCAGAAGGAATGGAAGTTTTAAAAGCAAATTCAGATAATAATACTAATAATTGGGGGTGGATAATGATTACAGTGAAGCCAACTTTATTTTCAACTAAACAATAG
- a CDS encoding OmpH family outer membrane protein yields MRSKIILLVALLISTLSFSQTKVGTVNSDLIIGKMPQTKNVLKRIESAGKKLDSSYNIKAKEYQTKIDAFKADEKTMSDADKKNRIQELQVLDQEMQKFRVNGTKMMQLQRDEYMRPLYKKLSETIAEVAKANGYTQILTTNGNQFGYIDERFDITQLVLDKLGIKE; encoded by the coding sequence ATGAGATCAAAAATTATACTATTAGTAGCTCTTCTTATTTCAACTTTATCATTTTCTCAAACAAAAGTAGGTACAGTAAATAGTGATTTAATTATTGGTAAAATGCCTCAAACGAAAAACGTTTTAAAAAGAATTGAGAGCGCTGGTAAAAAGTTAGATTCATCATACAATATAAAGGCTAAGGAGTATCAAACAAAAATTGATGCTTTCAAAGCTGATGAAAAGACCATGAGTGATGCTGACAAAAAGAATAGAATCCAAGAATTACAAGTATTGGATCAGGAGATGCAGAAATTTAGAGTAAATGGTACTAAAATGATGCAACTACAACGTGATGAATACATGCGCCCATTGTATAAAAAACTTAGTGAAACGATTGCTGAAGTAGCCAAAGCAAACGGATATACTCAGATTTTAACTACCAATGGAAACCAATTTGGTTATATAGACGAGCGTTTTGATATTACACAATTGGTATTAGATAAATTAGGTATTAAAGAGTAA
- a CDS encoding DUF1853 family protein, with amino-acid sequence MYQKQKDLQLQYEGFLKTPFLWHGKGVFDLVQFETTAINTTSFTTNIKKKLRLGKLVERFVSFQLQQDSSIKILTENLQIQNNKITLGELDCLLLQNSTSIHVEIVYKFYLYDSSFGSSEIDHWIGPNRRDSLVQKLTKLKRKQLPLLYSKHCKKYLDNLNLSNQDLLQQVYFKAQLFVHLSNYGQHFLEVNNDCIYGFYIYANELNQFSQCKFYIPNKHNWLLEPHTNVNWHNFEDFNSKLQPFLDEQNAPLCWLKRQNGELVKFFVVWW; translated from the coding sequence ATGTATCAAAAACAAAAAGACTTACAACTTCAATATGAAGGATTTTTAAAAACACCTTTTCTTTGGCATGGAAAAGGTGTTTTTGATTTAGTACAGTTTGAAACAACTGCAATTAACACCACTTCATTTACTACTAACATTAAGAAAAAACTGAGGCTTGGAAAACTGGTAGAACGTTTTGTTTCCTTTCAACTTCAGCAAGACAGTTCTATTAAAATTTTAACTGAAAATCTTCAAATTCAAAACAACAAAATTACCTTAGGTGAATTAGATTGTTTATTACTACAGAATAGCACATCTATTCATGTGGAAATTGTTTACAAGTTTTATTTATACGATTCTTCATTTGGAAGTTCAGAAATAGATCATTGGATTGGTCCAAATAGACGAGATTCACTTGTTCAAAAACTTACAAAACTAAAAAGGAAACAGCTGCCTTTACTTTACTCTAAACATTGTAAAAAGTATTTAGATAATCTTAATCTTTCTAATCAAGATCTACTACAACAAGTATACTTTAAGGCTCAATTATTTGTACACTTATCAAATTATGGTCAACATTTCTTAGAAGTTAATAATGATTGTATTTATGGATTTTACATTTATGCAAATGAGTTGAATCAATTTTCTCAATGTAAATTTTACATTCCAAACAAACATAATTGGTTATTAGAGCCTCATACTAATGTAAATTGGCATAATTTCGAAGATTTTAATTCAAAACTACAACCTTTTCTTGACGAACAAAACGCACCATTATGCTGGTTAAAAAGGCAGAATGGTGAGCTTGTTAAATTTTTTGTTGTTTGGTGGTAA
- the creD gene encoding cell envelope integrity protein CreD: MEQPPNRFITWVKTSSTARMIMIGFLSFILIIPLIFIEDLIRERSYRQKTVVNEIGKQWGNEVVVYGPILKVPYKVFTEKLITNEKTKQVTTEKIEHIEYAYFFPDKLDINSNIDPEQKKRGIYTTAVFNSSILINGVFKTIDFSKKEIEEKNILWSKSKIVLKTTNVKGVSSAVKVKLNDKTYDLSSNEKDGFNYYNLESDYVPFKEIETREKLVNFSINFNVRGSEEVRFIPIGKETTARITSNWKTANFMGEFLPYNPDKIQNDGFDAKWKVLDINRPFSQQHFSELPNFNEFDFGVNFKIPVDEYQKSERSTKYGFLVITLTFLVFFLIQTISKINMHPFQYLMIGLALVMFYTLLVSISEHSDFLKAYGIASISVITLITLYAKNILKSNKFTVFVAISLSALYAFIFTIIQLENYALLVGSVGLFIILAIVMYVSRKIDWSSN, translated from the coding sequence ATGGAGCAACCACCAAACAGATTTATAACATGGGTTAAAACATCTTCCACAGCGAGAATGATAATGATTGGTTTTTTAAGTTTTATACTTATTATCCCACTGATTTTTATTGAAGATTTAATTAGAGAACGCTCTTATAGACAAAAAACCGTTGTCAATGAAATAGGTAAACAATGGGGGAATGAAGTGGTGGTGTATGGACCTATTTTAAAAGTTCCATATAAAGTTTTTACTGAAAAACTCATAACAAATGAAAAAACGAAGCAAGTAACTACAGAAAAAATCGAACATATTGAATATGCTTACTTTTTTCCCGATAAGTTAGATATAAATTCAAATATTGATCCTGAACAAAAAAAGAGAGGAATTTATACCACTGCAGTATTTAATAGCTCTATTTTAATCAACGGAGTTTTTAAAACAATAGATTTTAGTAAAAAAGAAATTGAAGAAAAGAATATACTATGGAGCAAAAGTAAAATAGTACTAAAAACAACCAATGTCAAAGGAGTTAGTAGTGCTGTAAAAGTAAAGCTCAACGATAAAACATATGATTTGTCGTCAAATGAAAAAGATGGCTTTAACTACTATAATTTAGAAAGTGATTATGTACCATTCAAAGAAATAGAAACTCGTGAGAAATTAGTCAATTTTTCAATTAACTTTAATGTAAGAGGGAGTGAAGAAGTACGGTTCATTCCGATAGGGAAGGAAACAACCGCAAGAATTACTTCCAATTGGAAAACTGCAAATTTTATGGGCGAGTTTTTACCTTATAACCCAGACAAAATTCAGAACGATGGATTTGATGCCAAATGGAAAGTTTTAGATATAAATAGACCTTTTTCTCAACAACATTTTTCTGAATTACCAAATTTCAATGAATTCGATTTTGGAGTAAACTTTAAAATTCCGGTAGACGAATATCAAAAGAGTGAACGTTCTACCAAATATGGATTTTTGGTAATAACCTTAACTTTTTTAGTATTCTTTTTGATTCAAACAATTAGTAAAATTAATATGCACCCTTTTCAATATCTAATGATTGGATTAGCCCTAGTTATGTTTTATACATTGTTGGTGTCTATTTCTGAGCATAGTGATTTTTTAAAGGCATATGGAATAGCAAGTATATCGGTAATTACATTAATAACCTTATATGCAAAGAATATCTTAAAAAGTAACAAGTTTACGGTATTTGTAGCAATTTCTTTGTCCGCTTTGTATGCTTTTATCTTTACAATAATTCAACTAGAAAACTATGCATTATTGGTGGGAAGTGTAGGTTTATTTATAATACTAGCTATAGTAATGTACGTTTCTAGAAAAATAGACTGGTCAAGTAACTAA
- a CDS encoding EamA family transporter — MKESKALVITAFFAIYVIWGSTYLLNKIVVSEVSPLLLAATRFTASGVLIMVIAKLLGVSIRINKSEFMNSAIAGFLFLVYGNGVFVWALKYLDSGFAALLASTQPLFVLLLMRLLDGEKMQKQSIIGVLLGFVGMYLLVSQNEITTSEGTVLGIFMIFTCLLSWSYGSVFVAKANLPKNFFVSTGYQMLIAGVLLFISSLLFHEKWTSPLSWSFEAQTSMILLIIFGSIVAFTAFNYLLKVVSPEKVSTSAYVNPVVALVLGWYFLDEKLTVQSIVASVVLLSGVYFITSRKRISKLKTTKPQKV, encoded by the coding sequence ATGAAAGAATCGAAAGCCTTAGTAATCACAGCCTTTTTTGCTATTTATGTTATTTGGGGATCAACCTACTTACTTAACAAAATTGTTGTTTCTGAAGTATCTCCACTATTGTTGGCTGCAACAAGATTTACTGCATCAGGAGTTTTAATCATGGTTATAGCAAAATTATTGGGGGTTTCTATTCGAATAAATAAAAGTGAATTTATGAATTCAGCCATTGCCGGATTTCTGTTTTTGGTGTATGGTAATGGAGTCTTTGTATGGGCTTTAAAATACTTAGATAGTGGTTTCGCTGCATTATTAGCTTCTACGCAGCCGTTATTTGTATTGTTATTAATGAGGTTGTTAGATGGAGAAAAAATGCAAAAGCAATCTATCATAGGAGTATTACTCGGTTTTGTCGGAATGTATTTATTAGTCAGTCAAAATGAAATAACAACATCAGAAGGAACGGTCTTAGGAATTTTTATGATTTTTACTTGTCTATTAAGTTGGAGCTATGGAAGTGTATTTGTGGCCAAAGCAAACTTACCTAAGAACTTTTTTGTGAGTACTGGATATCAAATGTTAATAGCAGGAGTGTTGTTGTTTATCAGTTCATTATTGTTTCATGAAAAATGGACTTCTCCATTAAGTTGGTCTTTTGAAGCACAAACATCTATGATATTATTAATCATTTTTGGAAGTATTGTGGCATTTACAGCTTTTAATTATTTATTGAAAGTAGTGTCTCCAGAAAAAGTTTCAACATCTGCTTATGTTAATCCTGTGGTAGCGCTGGTTTTAGGATGGTATTTCTTAGATGAGAAATTAACAGTACAATCAATAGTAGCCTCTGTTGTTTTATTATCAGGAGTATATTTTATTACTTCAAGAAAAAGAATATCAAAATTAAAAACGACCAAACCACAAAAGGTTTAA
- a CDS encoding Crp/Fnr family transcriptional regulator encodes MERELAIIFKGLSLTSQELGYLSSIFKKETFKKGELILTTEEEVKHQYYVLDGCLRTFFIDLKGKEHTIQFAVNDWWISDYISYFLDEKSVLTIESIKESTLLRVEKEDFEKALHKIPSIEHHIRKKVERFMAKNQKRTLAALSQSAKQRYLNFAKSYASIEKHVKNYHIASYLGITTQSLSRIRKEILKGSGG; translated from the coding sequence ATGGAAAGAGAATTAGCGATCATATTTAAGGGGCTGTCGTTAACTAGTCAAGAATTGGGGTATCTTTCTAGTATTTTTAAAAAAGAAACGTTTAAAAAAGGAGAATTGATATTAACCACAGAAGAGGAGGTAAAACATCAGTATTATGTCCTAGACGGTTGCCTGCGCACTTTTTTTATTGATTTAAAAGGAAAAGAACATACTATACAGTTTGCCGTAAATGATTGGTGGATTAGTGATTATATAAGTTATTTTCTTGATGAAAAATCCGTATTAACTATAGAAAGTATTAAAGAATCTACTTTATTAAGAGTCGAAAAAGAAGACTTTGAAAAAGCACTGCACAAAATTCCCTCAATAGAACATCATATTAGAAAGAAAGTAGAGCGTTTTATGGCTAAAAATCAAAAAAGAACATTAGCTGCACTTTCGCAATCTGCAAAACAACGCTATTTAAATTTTGCAAAATCTTATGCCAGTATTGAAAAGCATGTGAAAAATTATCACATTGCTTCTTATTTAGGAATTACTACACAAAGCTTAAGTAGAATTAGAAAAGAAATTTTAAAAGGATCAGGAGGTTAA